From Rhodococcus sp. B7740, one genomic window encodes:
- a CDS encoding VOC family protein codes for MAQDVDGHKDMHVDQGALTGEHPGRAKDPIIKVRDIAWLEFRKPDLTKAEAFAVAFGFTVSLRTPEEIHLRGTHVGAPCVIIRRGKRTRFVGAAFAAADDADLMRLAEATGQRVQRLPDTLGGVAVNLTDPGGQPVQVVSGYTEHPELPGQPAHTYNFGDPRYRLNATQRPPRQPARVQRLGHVVLQRTGYLENLNWYLHHLGLIVSDFLYYDGQRDRGPVMSFIRCDRGNTPADHHTLAMTLGPSNRYVHSAYQVSDLDAIAAGGEYLTQRGYRHSWGIGRHIQGSQIFDYWRDPDGFLVEHFSDGDMFDSSLEPGWAPMTASGLAQWGPPASKDFLGIAPSKASLHELKSIISSLRTDNEFDTERLRGLMKVASS; via the coding sequence ATGGCACAGGACGTCGACGGCCACAAGGACATGCACGTGGACCAAGGCGCGCTCACCGGCGAGCACCCCGGTCGCGCGAAGGATCCCATCATCAAGGTTCGGGACATCGCGTGGCTGGAGTTTCGCAAGCCGGATCTGACCAAGGCCGAGGCGTTCGCCGTGGCCTTCGGTTTCACCGTCTCGCTTCGCACTCCGGAGGAGATCCATCTGCGAGGTACGCACGTCGGCGCACCGTGCGTGATCATCCGTCGCGGCAAGCGAACACGCTTCGTGGGCGCAGCCTTCGCCGCCGCAGACGATGCCGACCTGATGAGGCTGGCCGAGGCCACCGGGCAGCGCGTCCAACGACTACCCGACACACTCGGCGGTGTCGCCGTGAATCTCACCGACCCGGGTGGACAACCCGTCCAGGTGGTGTCCGGGTACACCGAGCATCCCGAGCTGCCCGGCCAGCCAGCGCACACCTACAACTTCGGCGACCCGCGCTACCGACTCAACGCGACGCAGCGGCCTCCGCGTCAGCCCGCCCGAGTCCAACGTCTGGGACACGTGGTGCTCCAGCGCACCGGCTACCTCGAGAACCTGAACTGGTACCTGCATCATCTCGGACTGATCGTCAGCGACTTCCTCTACTACGACGGCCAGCGTGATCGAGGTCCGGTGATGAGCTTCATCCGCTGCGATCGTGGCAACACTCCGGCCGATCATCACACTCTCGCAATGACTCTCGGTCCGTCCAACCGGTACGTACACTCGGCCTACCAGGTGTCGGATCTCGATGCCATCGCCGCGGGCGGGGAGTACCTGACCCAGCGCGGGTACCGGCATTCGTGGGGTATCGGCAGGCACATCCAGGGCAGCCAGATCTTCGACTACTGGCGGGATCCCGACGGTTTCCTGGTGGAACATTTCAGCGACGGCGATATGTTCGACAGCTCCCTCGAGCCCGGCTGGGCACCGATGACCGCATCCGGCCTGGCTCAGTGGGGTCCGCCTGCGTCCAAGGACTTCCTCGGGATCGCGCCGAGCAAAGCGTCTCTGCACGAGCTCAAATCGATCATCTCCTCGCTACGCACCGACAACGAATTCGACACCGAACGCCTTCGCGGCCTGATGAAAGTGGCTTCCTCATGA
- a CDS encoding TetR/AcrR family transcriptional regulator, with product MTETPNRLERRKARTRGALIEAAQGFIARGELNAPIAEITQAADVGMGSFYNHFVSREQLFQSAVDGALELLGGYLDSLTDVDADPAEAFTRSFRISGRLFRLQPELSRVLIHSGPELITSQHGLGPRAARDIVAGVDAGYFRVEDIQLSLALVAGALLGLGQLLLEQPDRDDNEAVDRMAYSVLLALGMSDADARDLCARPLPPMSDVPSVDGESA from the coding sequence ATGACCGAAACCCCGAATCGACTCGAGCGCCGCAAGGCCCGCACGCGTGGAGCGTTGATCGAAGCGGCGCAGGGCTTCATCGCCCGCGGCGAACTGAACGCGCCGATCGCAGAGATCACCCAGGCCGCCGACGTGGGTATGGGGTCGTTCTACAACCACTTCGTCAGTCGAGAGCAGCTGTTCCAGTCGGCGGTCGACGGTGCCCTGGAGTTGCTGGGCGGCTACCTCGATTCGCTGACCGACGTCGACGCCGACCCCGCCGAGGCGTTCACTCGATCGTTTCGAATCTCCGGCCGACTCTTTCGCCTGCAACCAGAACTCAGCCGCGTGCTCATCCACTCCGGTCCCGAGTTGATCACCTCGCAGCACGGTCTCGGTCCACGTGCGGCGAGGGACATCGTCGCCGGAGTCGATGCGGGGTACTTCCGGGTCGAGGACATACAGCTGTCCTTGGCTCTGGTGGCAGGCGCATTGCTCGGTCTGGGCCAGCTACTGCTCGAGCAACCTGATCGTGACGACAACGAGGCCGTGGATCGAATGGCGTACAGCGTGCTGCTCGCGCTGGGAATGTCCGACGCCGATGCGCGTGACCTGTGCGCCCGGCCGCTCCCGCCGATGAGTGACGTTCCCAGCGTGGACGGTGAGAGCGCATAG
- a CDS encoding SDR family NAD(P)-dependent oxidoreductase yields the protein MSGTIELAGKVALVTGGARGIGAATVERLRAAGASVAVVDRDFPADPTGTERTLLLVGDVTDPAAMADCVAATIDRFGRLDIVIANAGITPPPATIRSIDRAVFDSVMAVNFGGVLNIVRAAADEIVASGGHILLVSSCAAFTPGMGGSAYMVSKAAVEQLGRALRIELAAVGASAGLAYFGVVDTDLARHTLDDDPIGRRIGGFLPWPLSRRLPSQRAAELLVHAVRTRRARLIAPAVWTPYFWFRGMLNPILERRLVRDRRVAQIIRDLEETHAR from the coding sequence ATGAGCGGCACCATCGAACTCGCGGGAAAGGTGGCACTGGTCACCGGCGGAGCCCGTGGAATCGGAGCCGCGACGGTCGAGAGATTGCGCGCGGCGGGAGCGTCTGTCGCGGTGGTGGATCGAGATTTTCCCGCGGATCCGACCGGTACGGAAAGGACACTTCTGCTCGTCGGTGACGTCACCGATCCGGCAGCGATGGCGGACTGCGTCGCGGCAACGATCGACAGGTTCGGCCGCCTCGACATCGTGATCGCCAATGCCGGGATCACCCCGCCGCCGGCCACCATCAGGTCGATCGACCGCGCCGTCTTCGACTCTGTGATGGCGGTGAACTTCGGCGGCGTCCTCAACATCGTGCGGGCCGCCGCCGACGAGATCGTCGCGAGCGGCGGACACATACTGCTCGTATCGTCCTGCGCTGCATTCACTCCCGGGATGGGTGGGTCCGCGTACATGGTGAGCAAGGCGGCCGTGGAACAGCTGGGCCGCGCTCTGCGCATCGAACTTGCTGCCGTCGGCGCATCGGCCGGTCTCGCGTACTTCGGAGTGGTGGACACCGATCTGGCACGGCACACCCTCGACGACGATCCGATCGGTCGGCGAATCGGAGGATTTCTTCCGTGGCCGCTGAGCCGACGCCTGCCGTCTCAGCGAGCCGCCGAGTTGCTCGTACACGCGGTCCGGACCCGTCGGGCACGATTGATCGCCCCTGCCGTGTGGACTCCGTACTTCTGGTTCCGGGGAATGCTCAACCCGATTCTGGAACGCAGGCTCGTCCGGGACCGTCGGGTTGCGCAGATCATCCGGGATCTGGAGGAGACACACGCACGGTGA
- a CDS encoding flavin-containing monooxygenase, which yields MPATPFDRATPVPHTDVAIIGAGFGGLGAAIRLEQEGRSDFLIFERDTAVGGTWHVNTYPGAQCDIPSALYSFSFAPNPDWTRLYPLQPEIEAYLNDCTDRFGIRDRIRFRHEVLDATWNDEQAQWVVRTSEGTWSARILIGALGPFSEPATPDIEGLESFSGTVFHSAKWDHQHSAQGRRLAVIGTGASAVQFVPRLAPEAAHLTLFQRTPTWILPHPDRPISESGRSLLRKFPRAQRAMRRTFDLFQEALVPGLIGHRSLLAPLTALGRAHLRRQVKDPVLREKLTPGYEFGCKRTTFSNKFYPALCRENVTVETTSIARIVPEGIVTTDGTVHQVDAIVLGTGFTVSGHTGFRRIVGRDGKSLADHWPDGEMSSYRGTTVHGFPNFFMLLGPNSVVYTSQVVTIEAQVNYILAALRAMDDNALAALEVSMRAQIEFADHTDERLAGSVWNSGGCSSYYLSPSGRNVTYWPGSVRNFTRRMSTIELRHYHCRSALSEVDPMLATSKELA from the coding sequence ATGCCTGCAACACCATTCGACAGGGCCACGCCCGTACCGCACACCGACGTCGCGATCATCGGCGCGGGCTTCGGTGGCCTCGGGGCCGCGATCAGGCTCGAGCAGGAAGGCCGCAGCGACTTTCTGATCTTCGAGCGCGATACGGCGGTCGGTGGAACGTGGCACGTGAACACCTATCCCGGTGCGCAGTGCGATATTCCGTCGGCGCTGTATTCGTTCTCGTTCGCACCCAACCCCGACTGGACGCGGCTCTACCCGCTTCAGCCCGAGATCGAGGCGTATCTCAACGATTGCACCGATCGTTTCGGTATCCGCGATCGCATCCGTTTCAGGCACGAGGTACTGGACGCGACGTGGAACGACGAACAGGCCCAGTGGGTGGTGCGGACGAGCGAGGGAACATGGTCTGCGCGCATCCTCATCGGAGCACTCGGCCCGTTCAGTGAACCGGCAACTCCCGACATCGAAGGACTGGAATCGTTCTCGGGCACCGTGTTCCACTCGGCGAAGTGGGACCATCAGCACTCCGCCCAGGGCCGACGCCTCGCCGTCATCGGCACCGGAGCATCCGCGGTGCAGTTCGTTCCGCGTCTGGCCCCCGAGGCCGCGCACCTGACACTGTTCCAGCGGACACCGACGTGGATCCTTCCGCATCCCGACCGGCCGATCTCCGAATCCGGCAGGTCCCTGCTCAGGAAGTTCCCCCGGGCCCAGCGAGCGATGCGCCGCACGTTCGATCTGTTCCAGGAAGCGTTGGTTCCCGGACTCATCGGCCATCGATCGTTGCTCGCACCGCTCACGGCATTGGGGCGCGCACATCTCCGTCGTCAGGTGAAGGACCCTGTACTTCGCGAGAAGCTCACACCTGGTTACGAATTCGGTTGCAAGCGAACGACGTTCTCGAACAAGTTCTACCCCGCCCTGTGCCGAGAGAACGTCACCGTCGAAACCACGAGCATCGCGCGGATCGTGCCCGAGGGCATCGTCACCACCGACGGGACCGTGCACCAGGTCGATGCCATCGTCCTCGGGACGGGATTCACCGTGTCCGGCCACACCGGCTTCCGGCGGATCGTCGGTCGTGACGGAAAGTCGTTGGCGGACCACTGGCCCGACGGGGAAATGTCGTCGTACCGGGGCACCACGGTGCACGGCTTCCCGAATTTCTTCATGCTGCTCGGCCCCAACTCGGTGGTGTACACCTCCCAGGTGGTCACCATCGAGGCTCAGGTGAACTACATCCTTGCGGCACTGCGCGCGATGGACGACAACGCACTGGCGGCCCTCGAGGTCAGCATGCGGGCACAGATCGAATTCGCGGATCACACCGACGAGCGACTCGCGGGATCGGTGTGGAACTCGGGAGGATGCAGCAGCTACTACCTGAGCCCGTCCGGACGCAACGTGACGTACTGGCCCGGTTCGGTACGCAACTTCACCCGGCGTATGTCCACCATCGAACTGCGTCATTATCACTGCCGCAGCGCGCTTTCCGAGGTAGATCCGATGCTCGCGACCAGCAAGGAGCTCGCATGA
- a CDS encoding PDR/VanB family oxidoreductase: protein MHSHLGEITVTAPGRGLRAIGAASRFYARLVTDSPIVTALSPARPRRSVGYEFETVVDDTIDEAEDVRSLLLSRRDGAPLPTWQPGAHIDVTTPSGSVRQYSLAGRPGSGDHYRISVRKIPGGRASTEIHALSRGAVLRVRGPRNAFPMAEAEHYLFVAAGIGITPIRAMIERAVRDGARWTLYYHGRSRASLPFVALLQQLALTSRGHVIVKTDDVDGFPVPEDIVDLGMGNSAMYVCGPAALSGRLRDESLASTAVREFHTELFAPAAVVDGMPFVLKLDRSGDTIEVGAQETALDALRRSRPDQPFSCRQGFCGACVVGLVAGRVEHRDRVLSPSERENSLTLCVSRAAVDGEALVLDL, encoded by the coding sequence GTGCACAGCCATCTCGGCGAGATCACCGTGACGGCACCGGGACGGGGACTTCGCGCCATCGGTGCCGCGTCCCGTTTCTACGCCAGGCTCGTCACCGATTCGCCGATCGTGACGGCCCTGTCTCCGGCGCGGCCCCGACGAAGCGTCGGATACGAATTCGAGACCGTCGTCGACGATACGATCGACGAGGCCGAGGACGTTCGCTCGCTGCTGCTCTCGCGCAGGGACGGTGCACCACTACCGACATGGCAACCCGGAGCGCACATCGACGTCACCACTCCGTCCGGTTCGGTGCGGCAGTACTCACTCGCCGGTCGACCCGGGTCAGGTGATCACTACCGCATCAGCGTCCGCAAGATCCCCGGCGGTAGAGCGTCCACCGAGATCCACGCGCTCTCCCGCGGCGCTGTCCTGCGAGTTCGAGGTCCCCGCAATGCCTTTCCGATGGCGGAGGCCGAGCATTACCTCTTCGTGGCCGCCGGAATCGGCATCACCCCCATCCGGGCGATGATCGAACGCGCCGTCCGGGACGGGGCGCGGTGGACGCTGTACTACCACGGTCGCTCTCGGGCGAGTCTGCCGTTCGTTGCCCTGCTGCAGCAGTTGGCACTGACCTCGCGCGGGCATGTGATCGTCAAAACCGATGATGTCGACGGATTTCCGGTTCCGGAGGACATCGTCGATCTCGGGATGGGCAACTCCGCGATGTACGTCTGCGGGCCCGCGGCGCTGTCGGGCAGACTCCGCGACGAGTCCCTCGCCAGTACGGCCGTTCGTGAATTCCACACCGAGTTGTTCGCGCCTGCAGCGGTGGTCGACGGCATGCCGTTCGTGCTGAAGCTCGATCGCTCGGGAGACACCATCGAGGTCGGTGCGCAGGAGACCGCTCTCGACGCACTCCGCCGGTCCAGGCCGGATCAGCCGTTCTCGTGTCGGCAAGGCTTCTGCGGAGCGTGCGTCGTCGGTCTCGTCGCCGGACGCGTCGAGCACCGAGATCGCGTCCTGAGCCCGTCCGAACGCGAGAACTCACTCACCCTGTGTGTCTCGCGCGCTGCCGTCGACGGCGAAGCTCTCGTCCTCGATCTGTAG
- a CDS encoding metal-dependent hydrolase, with protein sequence MSRNKAGDSDEQYTDESYAIVARAVTFDWSGVPLQYIPHEWYATHFWNVMHLVLPEGERAMADVFARALPYIDDRRLHEEVVGFVGQEATHASSHESFRTYLVAHGVDIEPILQRIRFAVGVVFGDHGLTGRAGKAWLNERLGIYAAAEHFTAVVGEWLLDNAEFDRIGVDPTMLDLLRWHGAEELEHRNVAFDAFQYVDGGAFRRARTAVIASAGLAVLWFSTAAYLYRNSVATPRTGTRRLRAPWPIAFARASRKHLIPGLSFLFVQLALYIRPGFHPSKMGDIDKAVQYLAVSPAALAAQQ encoded by the coding sequence ATGTCTCGGAACAAGGCGGGCGACTCGGACGAGCAGTACACGGACGAGTCCTACGCGATAGTGGCGCGCGCGGTGACATTCGACTGGTCCGGAGTTCCACTCCAGTACATCCCCCACGAGTGGTACGCCACCCACTTCTGGAACGTCATGCACCTGGTTCTGCCCGAGGGAGAACGAGCGATGGCGGACGTGTTCGCCCGCGCGCTGCCGTACATCGACGACCGCAGACTGCACGAGGAAGTCGTGGGATTCGTCGGCCAGGAAGCCACACACGCGTCCTCCCACGAAAGCTTCCGCACCTACCTCGTCGCGCACGGAGTGGACATCGAACCGATTCTGCAGCGCATCCGCTTCGCCGTGGGTGTGGTGTTCGGCGATCACGGCCTCACCGGCCGCGCAGGCAAAGCATGGCTGAACGAGCGCCTCGGAATCTATGCAGCAGCAGAGCATTTCACCGCAGTAGTAGGCGAGTGGCTGCTCGACAATGCCGAATTCGACCGCATCGGCGTCGACCCGACGATGCTGGATCTGCTGCGTTGGCACGGAGCGGAAGAACTCGAACACCGCAATGTCGCATTCGATGCGTTCCAGTACGTCGACGGTGGCGCATTCCGCCGCGCACGAACCGCGGTGATCGCCAGCGCTGGGTTGGCCGTGTTGTGGTTCAGTACCGCCGCGTACCTGTACCGGAATTCGGTCGCCACGCCACGAACCGGTACGCGGCGGCTGCGCGCCCCGTGGCCGATCGCGTTCGCACGAGCCTCACGCAAGCACCTGATACCGGGCCTGTCGTTCTTGTTCGTGCAGCTCGCCCTGTACATCCGTCCCGGCTTCCACCCCTCGAAGATGGGCGACATCGACAAGGCCGTGCAGTACCTGGCAGTTTCCCCCGCGGCGCTGGCGGCCCAGCAGTGA